One segment of Sulfoacidibacillus ferrooxidans DNA contains the following:
- a CDS encoding YgiT-type zinc finger protein: MTTKKDRETTKKWTKEMRNMVSLKAALWTNGNEEKFLQQAIRSYQEEIFLADECCFECKTDSKEIFAEYEIPDGRHIVFEGVPTMICPNCGNQEWDLNVLAALERIAEELPTNTRMKLVDVLQLQPQ; the protein is encoded by the coding sequence ATGACTACAAAAAAAGATCGGGAAACCACAAAAAAATGGACTAAGGAGATGCGGAATATGGTCTCTTTGAAGGCAGCGCTATGGACCAATGGAAACGAGGAAAAATTCCTCCAACAAGCTATAAGATCGTACCAGGAAGAAATTTTTCTTGCCGATGAATGTTGCTTTGAATGCAAAACAGACAGTAAGGAGATTTTCGCTGAGTATGAGATTCCAGACGGTAGGCACATTGTTTTTGAAGGAGTTCCTACGATGATTTGCCCGAATTGTGGAAATCAGGAATGGGATTTGAATGTCCTTGCTGCTTTGGAAAGGATAGCCGAAGAACTTCCTACTAACACTCGAATGAAACTGGTAGACGTGTTACAACTACAACCGCAATGA
- a CDS encoding LysM peptidoglycan-binding domain-containing protein encodes MKKKTKLAIGAGLYVLASIWFANVVTTPPKVDTWERVTVTQGETIWGLCEQHCPSQVNVNDVVDEVCTRNHINGTIQPGETLWIPTQVS; translated from the coding sequence ATGAAAAAAAAGACGAAACTTGCAATTGGTGCAGGCTTGTATGTGCTCGCTTCTATTTGGTTTGCCAATGTGGTTACGACGCCACCTAAAGTGGATACTTGGGAACGCGTCACGGTAACGCAGGGAGAGACCATTTGGGGCTTGTGCGAACAACACTGTCCATCGCAAGTGAACGTGAATGATGTGGTTGACGAGGTATGTACCCGCAACCACATCAACGGAACGATTCAACCAGGCGAAACGCTATGGATTCCTACACAGGTGTCCTAA